Proteins found in one Eriocheir sinensis breed Jianghai 21 unplaced genomic scaffold, ASM2467909v1 Scaffold560, whole genome shotgun sequence genomic segment:
- the LOC126993103 gene encoding apical junction molecule-like, protein MDVDRMDVDRVKVDRMDVDRVEVDRMEVDRMDVDRVEVDRMDVDRVEVDRMDVDRMEVDQVDRMEVDWVEVDRMEVDRVKVDQMEVDQMDVDRVDVDQMYVDQMDVDQMDVDRVDVNQMDVDQMDVDQMDVDRVDVDRVEVDQMDVDRVEVDQMDVDRVEVDQMEDGGGSMDRVDINQMDVDRVDVDRMDVDRIDVDRVDVDQMDVNRMDVDRMDVDRMDVDRVDVDLMDVYRMDVDRVDVDREEVVEVVVGQFGVGVVAAPPDPPGRHPGPVE, encoded by the exons ATGGATGTGGACCGGATGGATGTGGACCGGGTGAAGGTGGACCGGATGGATGTGGACCGGGTGGAGGTGGACCGGATGGAGGTGGACCGGATGGATGTGGACCGGGTGGAGGTGGACCGGATGGATGTGGACCGGGTGGAGGTGGACCGGATGGATGTGGACCGGATGGAGGTGGACCAG GTGGACCGGATGGAGGTGGACTGGGTGGAGGTGGACCGGATGGAGGTGGACCGGGTGAAGGTGGACCAGATGGAGGTGGACCAGATGGATGTGGACCGAGTGGATGTGGACCAGATGTATGTGGACCAGATGGATGTGGACCAGATGGATGTGGACCGAGTGGATGTGAACCAGATGGATGTGGACCAGATGGATGTGGACCAGATGGATGTGGACCGGGTGGATGTGGACCGGGTGGAGGTGGACCAGATGGATGTGGACCGGGTGGAGGTGGACCAGATGGATGTGGACCGGGTGGAGGTGGACCAGATGGAGGATGGAGGTGGATCGATGGACCGGGTGGATATTAATCAGATGGATGTGGACCGGGTGGATGTGGACCGGATGGATGTGGACCGGATCGATGTGGACCGGGTGGATGTTGACCAGATGGATGTGAACCGGATGGATGTGGACCGGATGGATGTGGACCGGATGGATGTGGACCGGGTGGATGTTGACCTGATGGATGTGTACCGGATGGATGTGGACCGAGTGGATGTGgaccgggaagaggtggtggaggtggtggtggggcagttcggggtggggGTTGTTGCCGCCCCTCCTGACCCGCCCGGccgccaccctggtcctgttgagtaa